A DNA window from Hydrogenophaga taeniospiralis contains the following coding sequences:
- a CDS encoding DUF4164 domain-containing protein, with protein MAKSPHPSADSKARTTTSPIRPTAAAAVRLDADFDAAESAVIGKLGAARLAALSGAPIKRLAGQPVADLKARLGHVLDPRWLFMQRVCGKVVRTDATTGRVMPVPLATVQVEDTDCSLFAYHPMGSQWSWLFPFNCRREVIATVKTDACGNFCVWIPRFDIDWVLRWRTLRLCFPVLFERPNWRELLDDLRERMPVPTERGPRGPIPGPDPAPDFAALRRMAAMSDSRAAEALARFEALPGAAFGEDTSALDHALDAPAALRMAPPLPADFLADTEGKKGVLSRVALDSVAAQLRLDPQAFEGFDPRHWIGPMRRCVNVRMPEWVPIIDVPDITFRVLQDVDGDGVEEVIYGESHFDVRWNAGNLPFVTLEADPSARVAPDCFPDEQIPCGNAPAIVMAGRLPLTGDPTTFDSATGYNLRTNRPHPSGTSVDALPNPTARSPAYGKLSLLGCHRTHPQATHYRVLYRHRAPGSAAFGPQTPFVGVSWWLYRLNGAGVGEWHAPTSDANGWYPINLPAGPNSWLPSEQLLLDWPTGGAYPDGTYELVLQVGLPPGNVLSSAAPVAVVVDNHAPGFVFDIAWRKAGDADWLPIGGNCPVVRRGAVPVAVEFRVTMDVHSEHFRNAYFHPTVCGNVGMARTGGSGGADGPFGFEHWHTTVGDQGGLMQAVYTLPANAAQGTYGFFARSVSRAFDTNQVMAPPTPAFEYEATRVYQDTSRVFAVFDAN; from the coding sequence ATGGCCAAGTCACCCCACCCGAGCGCGGACAGCAAGGCCCGCACCACCACCTCGCCCATTCGCCCCACCGCCGCTGCGGCGGTGCGTCTGGACGCCGATTTTGATGCCGCCGAATCGGCGGTCATCGGCAAGCTCGGCGCCGCGCGCCTGGCGGCCTTGAGCGGTGCGCCGATCAAGCGCCTGGCCGGTCAGCCGGTGGCCGATCTCAAAGCCAGGCTGGGCCATGTGCTGGACCCGCGCTGGCTCTTCATGCAGCGGGTGTGCGGCAAGGTGGTGCGCACCGACGCGACCACGGGCCGCGTGATGCCGGTGCCGCTGGCCACCGTGCAGGTGGAAGACACCGACTGTTCGCTGTTCGCCTACCACCCCATGGGTTCGCAGTGGAGCTGGCTGTTCCCGTTCAACTGCCGGCGCGAGGTGATCGCCACCGTGAAGACGGACGCGTGTGGCAACTTCTGCGTCTGGATTCCGCGCTTCGACATCGACTGGGTGCTGCGCTGGCGCACGCTGCGGCTGTGTTTTCCGGTGCTGTTCGAGCGTCCGAACTGGCGCGAGCTGCTGGACGACCTGCGCGAGCGCATGCCGGTGCCGACCGAGCGCGGCCCGCGCGGGCCCATCCCCGGGCCGGACCCGGCGCCCGACTTCGCGGCCTTGCGGCGCATGGCCGCGATGAGCGATTCGCGCGCCGCCGAGGCGCTGGCCCGCTTCGAGGCCCTGCCTGGCGCCGCGTTTGGCGAAGACACCTCGGCGCTCGACCATGCGCTGGACGCACCGGCGGCGCTGCGCATGGCGCCGCCGCTGCCGGCCGATTTTCTGGCCGACACCGAGGGCAAGAAGGGGGTGCTGTCGCGCGTGGCGCTGGACAGCGTGGCCGCGCAGCTGCGGCTGGACCCCCAGGCGTTCGAGGGTTTTGATCCGCGGCACTGGATCGGCCCGATGCGGCGCTGTGTGAACGTGCGCATGCCGGAGTGGGTGCCCATCATTGACGTGCCCGACATCACCTTCCGCGTGCTGCAGGACGTGGACGGCGACGGCGTGGAAGAGGTGATCTACGGCGAGAGCCACTTCGACGTGCGCTGGAACGCCGGGAACCTGCCCTTCGTGACGCTGGAGGCGGACCCGAGCGCGCGCGTGGCGCCCGACTGTTTTCCCGACGAGCAGATTCCTTGCGGCAACGCGCCCGCCATCGTCATGGCCGGGCGCCTGCCGCTCACCGGCGACCCGACCACCTTCGACAGCGCCACGGGCTACAACCTGCGCACCAACCGCCCGCACCCGTCGGGCACCAGCGTCGATGCCTTGCCCAACCCGACGGCGCGTTCCCCGGCCTACGGCAAGCTGTCGCTGCTGGGCTGCCACCGCACGCACCCGCAGGCCACGCACTACCGCGTGCTGTACCGCCACCGCGCGCCAGGCAGCGCGGCCTTTGGCCCGCAGACGCCTTTTGTCGGCGTGAGCTGGTGGCTGTACCGGCTCAACGGCGCCGGGGTGGGCGAGTGGCACGCGCCCACCAGCGACGCCAACGGCTGGTACCCGATCAACCTGCCCGCCGGGCCCAACAGCTGGCTGCCGAGCGAACAGCTGCTGCTGGACTGGCCCACCGGTGGCGCCTACCCCGACGGCACCTACGAACTGGTGCTGCAGGTGGGCCTGCCGCCCGGCAACGTGTTGTCGAGCGCGGCGCCGGTGGCGGTGGTGGTGGACAACCACGCACCGGGCTTCGTGTTCGACATCGCGTGGCGCAAGGCCGGCGATGCCGACTGGCTGCCCATCGGCGGCAACTGCCCGGTGGTGCGCCGCGGGGCTGTGCCGGTGGCGGTGGAATTCCGCGTCACGATGGACGTGCACAGCGAACACTTCCGCAACGCCTACTTCCACCCGACCGTCTGTGGCAACGTGGGCATGGCGCGCACCGGTGGCAGCGGTGGCGCGGACGGGCCGTTCGGCTTCGAGCACTGGCACACCACGGTGGGCGACCAGGGCGGGCTGATGCAGGCGGTGTACACGCTGCCGGCCAATGCCGCGCAGGGCACCTATGGCTTCTTTGCCCGCAGCGTCTCGCGGGCCTTCGACACCAACCAGGTGATGGCGCCACCGACACCGGCCTTCGAATACGAGGCCACGCGCGTGTACCAGGACACGAGCCGCGTGTTCGCGGTGTTCGACGCCAATTGA
- a CDS encoding single-stranded DNA-binding protein, with translation MIDGLIAGRLMGDASRRVDKAGRGYIVARVLARNKADEEFIVNVIAFDEAPCAALLALADGEALTLSGALTPKVWTDKQGITRPSLDLIATQVMTAYHVSRKQAALGDGPASE, from the coding sequence ATGATCGACGGACTGATCGCCGGCCGCCTGATGGGCGACGCTTCCCGCCGCGTGGACAAGGCGGGCCGCGGCTACATCGTGGCGCGCGTGCTGGCGCGCAACAAGGCGGACGAGGAGTTCATCGTCAACGTGATCGCGTTTGACGAGGCGCCCTGCGCGGCGCTGCTGGCGCTGGCCGACGGCGAGGCGCTCACGCTCTCGGGCGCGCTCACGCCCAAGGTCTGGACCGACAAACAAGGCATCACCCGCCCGAGCCTGGACCTGATCGCCACGCAGGTGATGACGGCCTACCACGTGAGCCGCAAGCAGGCGGCGTTGGGTGACGGGCCGGCGTCCGAATAG
- a CDS encoding alkaline phosphatase D family protein — protein MDRRLFMARGALLGGAVVAPASRVWAQGAAAPAFITRDGMRPQMAHGIQSGDPKADGAVIWTRSDRPARLWLEWATTASFANATRVRGPHMLEDSDFTGRVDLTRLPAGQEIFYRVVLQDLHNERVLSEPLQGHLRLPPAATRGRATRDVRFVWSGDTAGQGWGINEAWGGMKIYEQMRKTNPDFFLHCGDTIYADGPISAQVKLADGNLWNNVVTEEVSKVAETLNEFRGRYRYNLMDANVRRMAADVPQIWQWDDHEVVNNHSDAKDLSDDKRYTEKNVPLLVARATKAFNEFAPMRRTADVESERVYRHLPQGPLLDLFVVDMRSYRGPNTANLQTRESAETVFMGKPQLDWLLDGLKRSKAVWKVIAADMPLSLHVADGKEKWEAIANGEDGAPKGRELELAGLLRAIKQAGIQNVVWLTADVHYTAAHYFDPAKARFSDFSPFWEFVSGPLNAGGFGPNKADTTFGMQVVYQKAPTEVNAPPTNGLQFFGQVDIDARTRAMTVTLKDLAGDSLYSKTLAPQPAQKQGQRNRV, from the coding sequence ATGGATCGTCGTCTTTTCATGGCCCGCGGGGCCCTTCTTGGGGGTGCCGTGGTGGCGCCAGCGTCGCGTGTCTGGGCGCAGGGCGCCGCTGCCCCCGCCTTCATCACGCGCGATGGCATGCGGCCGCAAATGGCCCATGGCATTCAGAGTGGTGACCCCAAGGCCGACGGCGCGGTGATCTGGACCCGCAGCGACCGCCCAGCGCGCCTGTGGCTGGAGTGGGCCACCACCGCGAGCTTTGCCAACGCCACCCGCGTGCGTGGCCCGCACATGCTGGAAGACAGCGACTTCACCGGCCGCGTCGACCTCACCCGGCTGCCCGCCGGCCAGGAGATCTTTTACCGCGTGGTGCTGCAGGACCTGCACAACGAGCGCGTGCTCTCGGAACCCCTGCAAGGGCACCTGCGCCTGCCGCCGGCGGCCACCCGTGGCCGGGCCACGCGCGATGTGCGCTTTGTCTGGAGCGGTGACACGGCCGGGCAGGGCTGGGGCATCAACGAAGCCTGGGGCGGCATGAAGATCTACGAGCAGATGCGCAAGACCAACCCGGACTTCTTCCTGCACTGCGGTGACACCATCTACGCCGACGGCCCGATCAGCGCACAGGTGAAGCTGGCCGACGGCAACCTGTGGAACAACGTGGTGACCGAAGAGGTGAGCAAGGTCGCCGAAACGCTGAACGAGTTCCGTGGCCGCTACCGCTACAACCTGATGGACGCCAATGTGCGCCGCATGGCGGCCGATGTGCCCCAGATCTGGCAGTGGGACGACCACGAGGTGGTCAACAACCACTCGGACGCCAAGGACTTGAGCGACGACAAGCGCTACACCGAGAAGAACGTCCCGCTGCTGGTGGCGCGGGCCACCAAGGCTTTCAACGAATTTGCCCCAATGCGCCGCACGGCCGATGTGGAGTCCGAGCGCGTGTACCGCCACCTGCCGCAGGGCCCGCTGCTCGATCTGTTCGTGGTGGACATGCGCAGCTACCGCGGCCCCAACACCGCGAACCTGCAGACCCGCGAAAGCGCCGAGACCGTCTTCATGGGCAAGCCGCAACTGGACTGGCTGCTGGACGGGCTCAAGCGCTCGAAAGCGGTCTGGAAAGTGATCGCCGCCGACATGCCACTCAGCCTGCACGTGGCCGACGGCAAGGAAAAATGGGAAGCCATCGCCAACGGCGAAGACGGCGCACCCAAGGGCCGGGAGCTGGAACTGGCCGGTCTGCTGCGCGCGATCAAACAGGCGGGGATCCAGAACGTGGTGTGGCTCACCGCCGACGTGCACTACACCGCGGCCCACTACTTCGATCCGGCCAAGGCGCGGTTCAGTGACTTCTCGCCGTTCTGGGAGTTTGTCTCCGGCCCGCTGAACGCCGGCGGCTTCGGCCCCAACAAGGCCGACACCACGTTTGGCATGCAGGTGGTGTACCAGAAGGCGCCCACCGAGGTGAACGCACCGCCCACCAATGGCCTGCAGTTTTTCGGCCAGGTCGACATCGACGCCCGGACGCGCGCGATGACGGTGACGCTGAAAGACCTCGCGGGGGACTCGCTTTACAGCAAGACGCTGGCGCCGCAGCCAGCACAGAAACAGGGGCAGCGCAACCGGGTTTGA
- a CDS encoding RNA recognition motif domain-containing protein, producing the protein MGNKLYVGNLPYTVRDEDLQQSFSEFGSVTSAKVMMERDTGRSKGFGFVEMGSDAEAQAAISGMNGQSLGGRSVTVNEARPMEARPPRTGGYGGGGDRSGGGGYGGGGDRSGGGGYGRGGY; encoded by the coding sequence ATGGGCAATAAACTTTACGTCGGCAACCTGCCGTACACGGTGCGTGACGAAGACCTGCAACAGTCTTTCAGCGAGTTCGGCTCGGTCACCAGCGCCAAAGTCATGATGGAACGCGACACCGGTCGCTCCAAGGGCTTTGGTTTCGTCGAAATGGGCAGCGATGCCGAAGCGCAAGCCGCCATCAGTGGCATGAACGGTCAGTCGCTGGGTGGCCGCAGCGTCACGGTGAACGAAGCCCGCCCGATGGAGGCACGTCCTCCCCGCACCGGCGGCTACGGCGGCGGCGGTGACCGCTCCGGTGGTGGCGGTTACGGCGGTGGTGGCGATCGCT